The sequence TCATTATTACAATTTACAAAGCAAAAAAGCATAATTTCACCCAGATTTTCGAACTTTATTGAGCGAGGGCGTTTTGTGTGATCATTTTCCATATTTGAGCGAAACACATATCACACAACACAAGCTTAAAAGTCATGGGAAGAGATTTGACAGCCATTCGAAGAGTGGCTCAATAGGTGAGGCAGTTTTTAGTGGTCGATTTTTGATATCGATTCAATAGCCCTTTGAATATCAATTTTTAGAGCCCCATTTCGCTGCATTGTGTGGCTATCCGGCGAACAGTTTTAATCGAGATTTCGATTCAGTCATTTGGTTAccaaacaacaattattatataCATTAACAACAACGAAAGGAAGCTAGACTTCACCGTTTATTGTCGAGTTAGTAGTCCTTGTGTGAAGTCCGTAGTAGTCCAATGAAGTCCGTAAGTGGTACAAAGTTTATAGCATACAATTTATAACCAATTGGCGCAGATATCGCAGTATTAAATATTAAATGGAGAAAGGCACTTAAAACGCAAAGTAATTATCAAATATTGATATACAACGGAACTGTACATGTTCGGCTCATGCATTATGATGCAATATTTGATGAAAATTCACTAGGGAAAAAATTGAAACGGCATGCTAACATCAACATGTTAACATGTACACTAATTATGCCAACATTCACTTTCGCGGAGGAGTTCATGAGTTAAAGTGTCAATTTAACACTGAAATTTTACAAGCTGTAAAAGTGTCAAGGTATTTACTATTCGTACATGGTGGACTAGTTTTGAAACCTTGATGGTTGAGGCGCAGCATTGGGAAAGTAACTGTTTAATATATAAGCAAATATAAAACACTAAACTCAACTGGCAGTATGCATAGCCAACCAGTTCGGGATATTTCAATATTAGAGTCGGTCGGACGGAATTGAAATTGGGACCATCTACAATCCTGCAGCCTTCAGCAGATTGGGTCATCCTAATAGTGTTCCAAAATACGAGAGAATTGCTCAATTGGCATACACTTTTTAGGTTCGCTGAGAAATTTCTGCGTGTCACAGTAATGCAACCAAATCTGCCAAGTTCCACAGCTGCAATTTATAATAAAACACCTCTTCTCTGAAATTCTGTGATATTCAGAAAGTAAAATGACAAGGTGTTCAATAATGTTATCAATATCGTTCTTATTTCGATTCAATTTAGTGATTGATCGGTTGGGTGGACGATTCCCGAAATATACATGCAGTACCCGCTAATCTTTCACAAATTTTCTATAATTTAATATCCTTCCAAGTCTCAAAGGCCACATCACTTAAGTAACATTAGTACATACAAAATTCGGATAGAGATGTCATTAGTCAAGTACCTTCTTTAAGGCCTTGTGAATGCGCTTGACTTACTTTTAACAGCCTCTCAACTTCTCCGATATTAACACATGAATCACGTGTTAAGTTAACTGGCCAATTTTCAGCTATCTCACAATTGTTCACTGCGACTTAAGTCTGTCGCCTTCCATAAAATTCAATTTTCCtcttgtaaatttttgtttacttttaatAACACAAAGACTTTCCTTTCTGGATATTTATTCAAGGGTTTCTTTGAATAAACAATAAAGCGGCTCTATTATTTCGCTTCTGGGTTgagcaaataatttttgcttgATCAATCTGCCGCATATTTCCTCCTCTTGAATCGATATCACGTCTTACATTGTCGTCACGTCTCAACGACAACCAATCAAAGCTGATGTTTTTAGAAACACACCATGGTTATTGAGTGTCCTACGTCAGCGGCTTTTTACCAAGCATTTCATCTCtggtaaattaaattaaagagGGAGTTATATCACATAGTTATGAGATGCAGTTGAGGTATTGTTCCGATTAGcagccttttgtttttttcaagcatGAATGCGCATCCGTGCTCGCGGCACTGCGGTCATTTAGTCCTTTGTGAAGTATGTTGATCACGAATAAACCAAGTGCAAAATGCTGAACGAACTCCTAAATCAAAGTGGTCAACTCCCAGTGTATGCTGCAGAAGGCTCTTCTATGGATACTCGGTCGGCTGCAGCAGTCACTCTTCAAGCTGCAAGTATGgttgcaattattattgttgctctAGGAGGCAATATTTTGATTCTTCTTGCAATCTATATCGACAAGACACTGCAAACAATCACCAATGTTTTCATTATTAACCTCGCCTGTGCCGATCTGCTGTTGACCATCATTGGGATGCCCTTCACCCTGGCCTCTTCTATTACCTATGACTGGATATTCGGTGGTACTTGGTGTAAGGTGAACGGTATGGCCAACTCTTTGTTTTGCGTGGCCTCTATACTCACTCTTTCCGCGGTCTCAATCGATCGCTATCTGGCGATTCTCTATCCATTCAAGTACACAACGTGGATAACAAACAAAGTTGCGGCTGGAATGATCGCTTACATCTGGTCGCATTCTCTTCTCGTTGCGTGCTTGCCACTAACCAACTGGTCAAATTACACTTTTATTCGTTCAGAATCTATTTGTACCGTTCAGTGGGAATACAGTATTTCATACACTTTGTTTCTCTTTTCAGTCTGCTTTTTCCTGCCTCTTGGCGCCATGGTATTCACTTATTTAAGAATTTTTCACGCAGCAAGGAAACAATCTAGGAAGGTTGTTCCAATAACTGGAGAGATCGAAGGAAAAGACGAACCAAGCGTGAGTGACAGTCGAACTAACTTAACAGGATTAAGCCGGGCGCCTTTATCTCTACCAACCGAAGAATTCAGCAAAAGTGCAGCTTCTCTCAACAGTAACATTCACAACAAAAGCTTCTCAAGTCTCAAACTTATGCCCCCTGTCGATTTATGCAAGCAAGAAGAAGTTgggaaacaaaaaaatctcaACAAAGATATTTGCGAGCCATCGGTGGATTCCAGTTGTGATGAAACGAACGCTGGCAGGTCAGCTGTGTTAAAGACCAATGCATTGTCAacgaaacagaaaaaacaaaattcgtTTCTTTATCAGAGCAGGGATTCTGACTTGATAAGTGGAGTGAATAGTAACTTCGGAAACCTACAGGATTCCGAAGTTTTTGCAGATTCTCTCACGGAGACAGTAATCAATAAATGCAAAGAAAGCTATCAACACGCCTCTCTACAAAATAGTGCACCGTCATATGCGAATTCAACATCAGTTAAGACAAATGTGGTTAAAGAGAGTATGAAGAACCGCGTTGCAATGAATACTTTACCACCGTTGCAAAATTCAAAGCATaaacataaaaatgaaaacacttaTTCAACTATCGACGCTGACGAACCACCATCTagtatcaataataataactatgtCACTGGAGataaattcaaacaacaaaatgaCTTTAAATCCATCAAAGAACAACTCGCAGTTGCAAGTGGCGATTTGAATATCGAAGGCAAAGAAAAAGCTGATTGCAAGACGCTTTTAAATATTCCAACTGATGTTCCACAAAGCTCCTCAAATGCGACTTCCACGCTTCCACAAAATAGAGCACAATCCGCAAAAAGTTTGCCAGAATTTCAAGGAGAAAAATCAATAACACCTACTTTTTCTAGGAAGAAACGCGTATCAACAGCTTCAATCGCGAGATTTTCAAGGTCTTATTCTTTCAGAGCATTCAGCAAATCTTCTTTAGCATTGATGAAACTGAGGAAAAAGAGAGATGTCCAAGTGCGTGCAAAAATGCGCCGAGAGACAAAGGCGGCTAAGACGCTGTTAATTGTTGTAGGGACGTTTGTGTTATGCTGGACTCCTCACTTCGTAGGGATTTTCTGTTTGCTAGCTGAACAATGTTCTTGGCCTGATGAATTTTTCGCCATCACTACATGGCTGGCCATGTTGAATTCTGCCTGTAATCCTGTTATTTACGGAGTCATGAGTAAGCAGTTTAGGAAAAGATTTAGACAGATTTTACAATGCAAAAAGAGTTTCTTTTGATGGTCCACAGACGTGGATCTAACCCACGCAAAAAAGAATGTAAAACCACAAGCAACGATGCGCCTACTCAGTGTcatgtttttgaaaattaaaGTGAAATAAACGCGATTGCCTTCCAATTTCTTTCACCTTGTGCTTTCTTTCATATCAGATCCAGGGTTTTTCCGTTCCGTCACGGCAGCAGAATTACGACCTAAACTAATCCCCTAAGAAATCCACTCTATTGTTACGTaacaattttcttttgctttggtttaaaagaaaaataattacaaGTCGCTAACTCACGAGAATtagaaaaaacatgaaaaaaggcTCATGCTGCTCATGTGCTGTGTGCACGTGCGGCTTTTGTGGAAATCAGTAAGACTCGTGCCGGCAGTGATAGGCAAGTGTTGACAGTACCTTGAAATCGAGTGGATCATgaaaatttttagaaaaacctACAGTTTTAATTTGATCCTATCCCTAGTCTCGAgtccccccccccttcctcaTACCCTATTTCCCACACATTCTTCCCCCCCCTGCCCGTCGCCGTCACAGAAAATGACCAGTTAGGAAATTGAAACGGCAAGTTGTAACTCAGGTGGACATACAGGCTGGAATTCTTTACCAGTCACAATAGTTAGCTCTCCATCTATatctatttttttcaaagaatctGAAAAACTATCTCATCTAAAGACAACTATCTCATCTAAAGACAATTTCTTTCTTAGGTTTTACAACACATGACGCCTGCTCGCCCTGTACTTAAAGGACTTAAAGACACGCTTTTTGTTGTTAAATTTTAGTCCAGAGAAGCCTACTCAAATACGCTTTCGTTGTACATGTATGTACATGTTGTACATGTATGGGtgactaaaataaataaaaatacagtGCAATCCGCTTGCCTTGAATGTGCTACCCTGCCTTGGTACGAATAACATGCACAAGTTTCTTGATTTTCGCTTGCAACACCAGACAGATATTGAAAGCCAGCATGCTTTCGCTAATTATAGAATCCATCTGTGTCTGGCAAAACACCTCAAGGAAAGACAAATTGGTATGTCAATCAGTGTTAATTAATGCGAAAAAAGCATAGGCATTTGCCGTCAGCCAAAATTCCTGTAAGCTGTATATTGCAATGTTTTGAATCATGCGTCACATAATTTTAATTGACGTCATGGTTAACCCCTTTGTTGAGTTAATCACTTAGCCCGCTGCCTTTTGAAAgctttaatt is a genomic window of Acropora muricata isolate sample 2 chromosome 8, ASM3666990v1, whole genome shotgun sequence containing:
- the LOC136924936 gene encoding uncharacterized protein isoform X2, whose product is MLNELLNQSGQLPVYAAEGSSMDTRSAAAVTLQAAICFFLPLGAMVFTYLRIFHAARKQSRKVVPITGEIEGKDEPSVSDSRTNLTGLSRAPLSLPTEEFSKSAASLNSNIHNKSFSSLKLMPPVDLCKQEEVGKQKNLNKDICEPSVDSSCDETNAGRSAVLKTNALSTKQKKQNSFLYQSRDSDLISGVNSNFGNLQDSEVFADSLTETVINKCKESYQHASLQNSAPSYANSTSVKTNVVKESMKNRVAMNTLPPLQNSKHKHKNENTYSTIDADEPPSSINNNNYVTGDKFKQQNDFKSIKEQLAVASGDLNIEGKEKADCKTLLNIPTDVPQSSSNATSTLPQNRAQSAKSLPEFQGEKSITPTFSRKKRVSTASIARFSRSYSFRAFSKSSLALMKLRKKRDVQVRAKMRRETKAAKTLLIVVGTFVLCWTPHFVGIFCLLAEQCSWPDEFFAITTWLAMLNSACNPVIYGVMSKQFRKRFRQILQCKKSFF
- the LOC136924936 gene encoding putative tyramine receptor 2 isoform X1 encodes the protein MLNELLNQSGQLPVYAAEGSSMDTRSAAAVTLQAASMVAIIIVALGGNILILLAIYIDKTLQTITNVFIINLACADLLLTIIGMPFTLASSITYDWIFGGTWCKVNGMANSLFCVASILTLSAVSIDRYLAILYPFKYTTWITNKVAAGMIAYIWSHSLLVACLPLTNWSNYTFIRSESICTVQWEYSISYTLFLFSVCFFLPLGAMVFTYLRIFHAARKQSRKVVPITGEIEGKDEPSVSDSRTNLTGLSRAPLSLPTEEFSKSAASLNSNIHNKSFSSLKLMPPVDLCKQEEVGKQKNLNKDICEPSVDSSCDETNAGRSAVLKTNALSTKQKKQNSFLYQSRDSDLISGVNSNFGNLQDSEVFADSLTETVINKCKESYQHASLQNSAPSYANSTSVKTNVVKESMKNRVAMNTLPPLQNSKHKHKNENTYSTIDADEPPSSINNNNYVTGDKFKQQNDFKSIKEQLAVASGDLNIEGKEKADCKTLLNIPTDVPQSSSNATSTLPQNRAQSAKSLPEFQGEKSITPTFSRKKRVSTASIARFSRSYSFRAFSKSSLALMKLRKKRDVQVRAKMRRETKAAKTLLIVVGTFVLCWTPHFVGIFCLLAEQCSWPDEFFAITTWLAMLNSACNPVIYGVMSKQFRKRFRQILQCKKSFF